The proteins below are encoded in one region of Festucalex cinctus isolate MCC-2025b chromosome 2, RoL_Fcin_1.0, whole genome shotgun sequence:
- the znf217 gene encoding zinc finger protein 217 isoform X1 produces MVPKEKNEEEEEQQRFKRFQVTVTALLLHPTMPTQSLPSFVESPEGLTQDSLISNTASIPESDSSMTPHASYLSKTVAQCGENESTSCMFCDETFVHQDEVGHHVLTQHPTTFFEPTVLRIEAEFRIPGQRARAKPSSLVSDKEDVHTCIVCGLASRDAGELETHLRKHKDYFSYCCHVCGRRFREPWCLKNHMKMHGKSGAKSKALQDQEGPVTVNGVVQEPTSEPVVTAYKMCMACGFFFPDHSSLVEHSKVHNREVRPGKDEDAESKGTTTETLTKQSFFHNLNLKPCPAGKSLQPERMSTWIPQLDPYNTFQAWQLTTRGKIAIGPTTTKELGPDASTDNEDCTSDKEQMSISGCDGQGDKNIKEVPSRELGSQQQDVAAILEPQLPQRRRLMQKNKDIYKPTACMECQRSFKTYHQLVLHSRIHKREAGGEQSLTLPTDGTTSRAGSAAYIEDGTEEGFDTGEDGSRSKHCSYCGKSFRTTYYLTVHLRTHTGEKPYKCMYCDYAATQRTSLKYHLERRHKGKPYMEIPRKPVIPVPSPSDRKGNSTVKSSKLWLPLDMGELPDELQRLKGDLDKVPVQNDDEHEKVIANRAFSPTENVTIKCPVAVNLKVEIKEENGEAPLNLSSKVSLSVPASTQPRNALIPSVCSFCTYKTLYPEVLTIHKRLIHKEQSGGARKNTYNKQRRLTGCPPALQGKDVIPLAVIDRLHPRRTKSPSPPETKPKETMTSTLPHAPKQIRAPPDVGPQERKHHKQNTESQLGQKSARLTEQVRISSPVGVYQAEHAPTFTKVAAAERSFPERSAAMWQSDAAHLFLPSQFVGVPHIAEPSSKKLKRILPAGGMDIGFRGPPPGDGRIRLRLQGSGVQGTSQGSCPPADIFAPAVGGGLDADWNLMNLFGACTPNNLASLYQDIPLNQNHMALAHPTAGGLSVLFQKFPPILPRSDPPAPVPNQHHGTTDNTT; encoded by the exons atggTGCCTAAAGAGAAaaatgaagaggaagaagagcaaCAGCGCTTCAAAAG ATTCCAAGTAACCGTCACGGCACTGTTGCTCCATCCCACCATGCCAACTCAGTCTCTGCCGTCGTTTGTGGAGAGCCCGGAGGGGCTCACCCAAGACAGTTTGATCAGCAACACCGCCAGCATCCCGGAGTCTGACTCGAGCATGACCCCTCACGCCTCCTACCTCTCAAAGACTGTGGCACAATGCGGAGAGAATGAGTCGACGTCGTGCATGTTCTGCGACGAGACGTTCGTTCACCAGGATGAGGTGGGGCATCACGTTCTGACGCAGCACCCCACCACTTTCTTTGAGCCGACCGTGCTCAGAATCGAAGCGGAGTTTAGAATCCCGGGGCAGAGAGCCCGGGCTAAACCGAGCAGCTTGGTGTCTGATAAAGAGGACGTCCACACCTGTATCGTGTGCGGCCTGGCGTCGCGGGACGCCGGCGAGCTGGAGACCCACCTGAGGAAGCACAAGGACTACTTCAGCTATTGCTGTCATGTGTGTGGGCGGCGGTTCAGAGAGCCCTGGTGCCTCAAGAACCACATGAAGATGCATGGCAAGTCAGGAGCCAAGAGCAAGGCCCTGCAAGACCAGGAGGGCCCTGTCACCGTCAACGGCGTGGTCCAAGAACCCACGTCGGAGCCAGTGGTCACTGCCTACAAAATGTGCATGGCTTGTGGGTTTTTCTTCCCGGACCACAGCAGCTTGGTAGAACACAGTAAAGTACACAATCGCGAGGTCAGGCCTGGAAAAGACGAAGACGCCGAGTCAAAGGGCACTACGACTGAAACCCTGACCAAGCAGAGTTTTTTCCACAATCTCAATCTCAAACCTTGCCCTGCAGGCAAATCTTTGCAACCTGAAAGAATGTCAACATGGATTCCTCAACTAGATCCTTATAATACGTTTCAGGCCTGGCAATTGACCACAAGGGGCAAGATTGCAATTGGTCCTACTACTACGAAAGAACTTGGCCCGGATGCCAGCACAGACAACGAAGACTGCACCTCTGACAAGGAGCAGATGAGCATTTCCGGGTGTGATGGTCAAGGggacaaaaatatcaaagaGGTTCCCAGCAGAGAGCTTGGATCTCAGCAGCAGGATGTGGCGGCGATCCTGGAACCGCAACTTCCGCAGCGTCGGCGCCTGATGCAAAAGAACAAAGACATTTATAAGCCCACCGCTTGTATGGAATGCCAGCGAAGCTTTAAGACCTACCACCAGTTAGTACTTCACTCGAGGATACACAAGCGTGAGGCAGGCGGAGAGCAGAGTCTCACCTTGCCCACCGACGGAACGACGTCCAGAGCAGGGTCAGCAGCCTACATTGAGGACGGGACTGAGGAAGGCTTTGAcacag GTGAAGATGGCTCGAGATCGAAACACTGCAGCTACTGTGGCAAATCATTTCGCACGACCTATTACTTAACAGTGCATCTGAGGACTCACACAG GTGAAAAACCCTACAAGTGCATGTATTGTGACTATGCTGCCACCCAGAGGACGTCCCTGAAATATCACCTGGAACGGCGTCACAAGGGCAAACCTTACATGGAGATCCCAAGAAAACCTGTGATTCCCGTGCCCTCCCCGAGTGACAGGAAAGGAAATTCAACAGTGAAAAGCTCAAAACTTTGGCTTCCTCTGGACATGGGAGAACTGCCGGATGAATTGCAGCGCCTTAAAGGCGATCTTGACAAAGTGCCTGTGCAGAACGATGACGAGCATGAAAAAGTAATTGCTAATCGAGCTTTCAGCCCAACTGAGAACGTGACCATAAAGTGCCCTGTAGCTGTTAATCTGAAGGTGGAGATAAAAGAGGAGAATGGCGAGGCCCCATTAAATCTGTCCTCAAAAGTGTCTCTCTCCGTCCCTGCCAGCACGCAACCTAGAAACGCATTAATTCCATCTGTATGTTCATTCTGCACGTATAAAACCCTGTACCCGGAGGTTCTGACTATACACAAAAGGCTGATTCACAAAGAGCAGAGTGGTGGCGCAAGAAAGAATACTTACAACAAGCAGAGACGCCTCACAGGCTGCCCACCTGCGCTCCAAGGGAAAGACGTCATCCCTCTTGCTGTTATTGACAGGCTCCACCCTCGCAGAACCAAGTCTCCGTCCCCTCCAGAGACGAAACCCAAAGAAACGATGACTTCCACCCTACCTCACGCTCCGAAGCAAATCCGCGCACCACCTGACGTTGGTCCCCAAGAGAGAAAGCATCACAAGCAAAACACGGAGTCGCAGTTGGGTCAGAAGTCCGCTCGCTTAACCGAGCAGGTGAGGATATCCAGCCCGGTGGGCGTGTACCAGGCTGAGCATGCGCCCACCTTCACCAAAGTGGCAGCTGCTGAGAGGAGTTTCCCTGAGAGAAGCGCAGCCATGTGGCAATCTGACGCCGCGCACCTGTTCCTGCCCAGCCAGTTCGTGGGGGTGCCTCATATCGCCGAGCCATCCAGCAAGAAGTTAAAGCGAATTCTACCTGCAGGGGGCATGGACATTGGCTTCAGAGGACCACCACCGGGTGACGGACGCATCAGGCTGCGTCTCCAAGGCAGTGGTGTTCAAGGTACGTCGCAAGGGTCATGTCCGCCCGCGGACATATTTGCTCCGGCTGTTGGAGGAGGTTTGGATGCTGACTGGAATCTGATGAACCTCTTTGGTGCCTGCACCCCCAACAACCTGGCATCTCTTTACCAAGACATCCCGCTGAACCAAAACCACATGGCACTCGCTCATCCAACAGCAG GGGGCTTGAGTGTGCTGTTCCAGAAATTCCCACCCATCTTGCCCAGGAGCGACCCCCCGGCCCCCGTCCCTAATCAACACCATGGGACCACTGACAATACAACGTAA
- the znf217 gene encoding zinc finger protein 217 isoform X2: protein MPTQSLPSFVESPEGLTQDSLISNTASIPESDSSMTPHASYLSKTVAQCGENESTSCMFCDETFVHQDEVGHHVLTQHPTTFFEPTVLRIEAEFRIPGQRARAKPSSLVSDKEDVHTCIVCGLASRDAGELETHLRKHKDYFSYCCHVCGRRFREPWCLKNHMKMHGKSGAKSKALQDQEGPVTVNGVVQEPTSEPVVTAYKMCMACGFFFPDHSSLVEHSKVHNREVRPGKDEDAESKGTTTETLTKQSFFHNLNLKPCPAGKSLQPERMSTWIPQLDPYNTFQAWQLTTRGKIAIGPTTTKELGPDASTDNEDCTSDKEQMSISGCDGQGDKNIKEVPSRELGSQQQDVAAILEPQLPQRRRLMQKNKDIYKPTACMECQRSFKTYHQLVLHSRIHKREAGGEQSLTLPTDGTTSRAGSAAYIEDGTEEGFDTGEDGSRSKHCSYCGKSFRTTYYLTVHLRTHTGEKPYKCMYCDYAATQRTSLKYHLERRHKGKPYMEIPRKPVIPVPSPSDRKGNSTVKSSKLWLPLDMGELPDELQRLKGDLDKVPVQNDDEHEKVIANRAFSPTENVTIKCPVAVNLKVEIKEENGEAPLNLSSKVSLSVPASTQPRNALIPSVCSFCTYKTLYPEVLTIHKRLIHKEQSGGARKNTYNKQRRLTGCPPALQGKDVIPLAVIDRLHPRRTKSPSPPETKPKETMTSTLPHAPKQIRAPPDVGPQERKHHKQNTESQLGQKSARLTEQVRISSPVGVYQAEHAPTFTKVAAAERSFPERSAAMWQSDAAHLFLPSQFVGVPHIAEPSSKKLKRILPAGGMDIGFRGPPPGDGRIRLRLQGSGVQGTSQGSCPPADIFAPAVGGGLDADWNLMNLFGACTPNNLASLYQDIPLNQNHMALAHPTAGGLSVLFQKFPPILPRSDPPAPVPNQHHGTTDNTT from the exons ATGCCAACTCAGTCTCTGCCGTCGTTTGTGGAGAGCCCGGAGGGGCTCACCCAAGACAGTTTGATCAGCAACACCGCCAGCATCCCGGAGTCTGACTCGAGCATGACCCCTCACGCCTCCTACCTCTCAAAGACTGTGGCACAATGCGGAGAGAATGAGTCGACGTCGTGCATGTTCTGCGACGAGACGTTCGTTCACCAGGATGAGGTGGGGCATCACGTTCTGACGCAGCACCCCACCACTTTCTTTGAGCCGACCGTGCTCAGAATCGAAGCGGAGTTTAGAATCCCGGGGCAGAGAGCCCGGGCTAAACCGAGCAGCTTGGTGTCTGATAAAGAGGACGTCCACACCTGTATCGTGTGCGGCCTGGCGTCGCGGGACGCCGGCGAGCTGGAGACCCACCTGAGGAAGCACAAGGACTACTTCAGCTATTGCTGTCATGTGTGTGGGCGGCGGTTCAGAGAGCCCTGGTGCCTCAAGAACCACATGAAGATGCATGGCAAGTCAGGAGCCAAGAGCAAGGCCCTGCAAGACCAGGAGGGCCCTGTCACCGTCAACGGCGTGGTCCAAGAACCCACGTCGGAGCCAGTGGTCACTGCCTACAAAATGTGCATGGCTTGTGGGTTTTTCTTCCCGGACCACAGCAGCTTGGTAGAACACAGTAAAGTACACAATCGCGAGGTCAGGCCTGGAAAAGACGAAGACGCCGAGTCAAAGGGCACTACGACTGAAACCCTGACCAAGCAGAGTTTTTTCCACAATCTCAATCTCAAACCTTGCCCTGCAGGCAAATCTTTGCAACCTGAAAGAATGTCAACATGGATTCCTCAACTAGATCCTTATAATACGTTTCAGGCCTGGCAATTGACCACAAGGGGCAAGATTGCAATTGGTCCTACTACTACGAAAGAACTTGGCCCGGATGCCAGCACAGACAACGAAGACTGCACCTCTGACAAGGAGCAGATGAGCATTTCCGGGTGTGATGGTCAAGGggacaaaaatatcaaagaGGTTCCCAGCAGAGAGCTTGGATCTCAGCAGCAGGATGTGGCGGCGATCCTGGAACCGCAACTTCCGCAGCGTCGGCGCCTGATGCAAAAGAACAAAGACATTTATAAGCCCACCGCTTGTATGGAATGCCAGCGAAGCTTTAAGACCTACCACCAGTTAGTACTTCACTCGAGGATACACAAGCGTGAGGCAGGCGGAGAGCAGAGTCTCACCTTGCCCACCGACGGAACGACGTCCAGAGCAGGGTCAGCAGCCTACATTGAGGACGGGACTGAGGAAGGCTTTGAcacag GTGAAGATGGCTCGAGATCGAAACACTGCAGCTACTGTGGCAAATCATTTCGCACGACCTATTACTTAACAGTGCATCTGAGGACTCACACAG GTGAAAAACCCTACAAGTGCATGTATTGTGACTATGCTGCCACCCAGAGGACGTCCCTGAAATATCACCTGGAACGGCGTCACAAGGGCAAACCTTACATGGAGATCCCAAGAAAACCTGTGATTCCCGTGCCCTCCCCGAGTGACAGGAAAGGAAATTCAACAGTGAAAAGCTCAAAACTTTGGCTTCCTCTGGACATGGGAGAACTGCCGGATGAATTGCAGCGCCTTAAAGGCGATCTTGACAAAGTGCCTGTGCAGAACGATGACGAGCATGAAAAAGTAATTGCTAATCGAGCTTTCAGCCCAACTGAGAACGTGACCATAAAGTGCCCTGTAGCTGTTAATCTGAAGGTGGAGATAAAAGAGGAGAATGGCGAGGCCCCATTAAATCTGTCCTCAAAAGTGTCTCTCTCCGTCCCTGCCAGCACGCAACCTAGAAACGCATTAATTCCATCTGTATGTTCATTCTGCACGTATAAAACCCTGTACCCGGAGGTTCTGACTATACACAAAAGGCTGATTCACAAAGAGCAGAGTGGTGGCGCAAGAAAGAATACTTACAACAAGCAGAGACGCCTCACAGGCTGCCCACCTGCGCTCCAAGGGAAAGACGTCATCCCTCTTGCTGTTATTGACAGGCTCCACCCTCGCAGAACCAAGTCTCCGTCCCCTCCAGAGACGAAACCCAAAGAAACGATGACTTCCACCCTACCTCACGCTCCGAAGCAAATCCGCGCACCACCTGACGTTGGTCCCCAAGAGAGAAAGCATCACAAGCAAAACACGGAGTCGCAGTTGGGTCAGAAGTCCGCTCGCTTAACCGAGCAGGTGAGGATATCCAGCCCGGTGGGCGTGTACCAGGCTGAGCATGCGCCCACCTTCACCAAAGTGGCAGCTGCTGAGAGGAGTTTCCCTGAGAGAAGCGCAGCCATGTGGCAATCTGACGCCGCGCACCTGTTCCTGCCCAGCCAGTTCGTGGGGGTGCCTCATATCGCCGAGCCATCCAGCAAGAAGTTAAAGCGAATTCTACCTGCAGGGGGCATGGACATTGGCTTCAGAGGACCACCACCGGGTGACGGACGCATCAGGCTGCGTCTCCAAGGCAGTGGTGTTCAAGGTACGTCGCAAGGGTCATGTCCGCCCGCGGACATATTTGCTCCGGCTGTTGGAGGAGGTTTGGATGCTGACTGGAATCTGATGAACCTCTTTGGTGCCTGCACCCCCAACAACCTGGCATCTCTTTACCAAGACATCCCGCTGAACCAAAACCACATGGCACTCGCTCATCCAACAGCAG GGGGCTTGAGTGTGCTGTTCCAGAAATTCCCACCCATCTTGCCCAGGAGCGACCCCCCGGCCCCCGTCCCTAATCAACACCATGGGACCACTGACAATACAACGTAA
- the bcas1 gene encoding breast carcinoma-amplified sequence 1: protein MGNEHSKNKDQSKINQCDKNGVPNGLAVNITSSGLDIDAKSLTPNQQNGKAALNSTAESDYVVVQSDSQHVETVVVPEKSSATSQTEEAEKHEEKLQLFDKIFKKKEEPEAPVDVKSVAEEEVRQNIARDASLPAPDTQLETANQKPEALTEPDSGTPDQTDHANSPAAEAETNPEESPVMNFFKNLMTPTKTSKKETPEVPKDQQQREKQPEPTTTVAQVSDPPAASKGMLIPPPPPPPELPKVDTKVEPSGKSAKPTTSKEKTKAVAKSTESPKGKSTKDVLSKFFRSKKVDPSKAGTLEATAKPDPPPPVHEDKKNPSKSSFLTFFKPKASEPKKASPSPVKAADAPPTAVKPKEEPKAAAKSCEVVGDDKAASVAPKAGDNVANAGRKSEKRNSIQLFLKHLGQKRHSTDAGVQTEPVTVAPAAK, encoded by the exons ATGGGGAATGAACATTCCAAGAACAAAGATCAAAGCAAG ATCAATCAGTGTGACAAAAATGGAGTACCCAATGGCCTGGCGGTAAACATCACATCCAGTGGATTAGACATTgatg CTAAAAGTTTGACCCCTAACCAACAAAACGGCAAGGCTGCATTAAATTCTACTGCAGAATCTGACTACGTGGTTGTGCAATCAGACAGTCAGCATGTTGAAACCGTAGTTGTTCCTGAAAAGTCGTCTGCCACCTCGCAGACCGAAGAGGCTGAGAAACACGAAGAAAAACTGCAactttttgacaaaatattcaaaaagaaagaagaaccgGAGGCACCAGTTGATGTAAAGAGTGTCGCTGAAGAAGAGGTCCGTCAGAATATTGCAAGAGATGCAAGTCTTCCTGCGCCCGACACGCAGCTG GAGACAGCTAACCAAAAGCCAGAGGCACTGACGGAACCAGATAGTGGGACTCCAGACCAAACTGACCACGCTAACAGTCCAGCTGCAGAAGCGGAGACTAACCCAGAAGAGAGTCCAGTTATGAACTTCTTCAAAAATTTA ATGACTCCCACTAAAACATCCAAAAAGGAAACTCCAGAAGTCCCAAAGGATCAG CAGCAGAGAGAGAAACAGCCAGAACCAACCACCACT GTTGCACAAGTGTCTGATCCTCCTGCAGCCTCCAAGGGAATGTTGATCCCGCCACCTCCTCCACCTCCAGAGCTTCCAAAAGTGGACACCAAAGTGGAGCCAAGTGGCAAATCAGCCAAGCCCACCACctccaaagaaaaaacaaaagctgTGGCAAAGAGCACGGAGTCCcccaaagggaagtcaaccaaaGATGTTCTGAGCAAATTCTTCCGTTCAAAG AAGGTGGATCCTTCTAAAGCTGGGACTCTGGAGGCCACTGCCAAGCCAGACCCCCCACCTCCAGTTCACGAGGACAAGAAAAATCCATCAAAGTCATCATTCTTGACCTTCTTCAAGCCTAAA GCTAGCGAACCCAAGAAGGCGAGCCCCTCCCCCGTCAAAGCTGCAGACGCACCTCCCACAGCAGTAAAGCCCAAAGAGGAGCCCAAAGCGGCGGCGAAGTCGTGCGAGGTGGTCGGAGACGACAAAGCGGCCTCAGTGGCCCCCAAAGCAGGCGACAATGTCGCTAATGCGGGCCGGAAGTCCGAGAAGAGGAACTCCATCCAGCTCTTCTTGAAACAtctg GGTCAGAAACGTCACTCAACAGACGCCGGGGTCCAGACCGAGCCAGTGACTGTGGCTCCAGCAGCCAAATGA